The Saccharomonospora glauca K62 genome has a segment encoding these proteins:
- a CDS encoding M1 family metallopeptidase → MRIRTRVCSGGVAACLVTVLTATTASAAPVRGAPGVGDPYYPGDGNGGYDVTHYDIRLTYQPETDRLSGTTTILATSTAELSSFNLDFALDVESVRVNNRPARVERDPADPTEVVVVPEEVVGKGEPMTVVVRYADTPSEVAVDGVTAWKLTETGALAVDEPHIAEWWFPSSDHPTDKATYDVSVEVPDDVVALSNGVLAGTSKQRVGWTRWNWRSVEPQATYLTFLAVGDYDVRYSTTPSGLPSVTAYETTLGDSRAAAEASIERTPEVVEFLEGLFGPYPFEAQGGVVSTGLDFALENQTRPVYDAGFFSRGSNLSVVVHENAHQWFGDSVSLGRWSDIWLNEGFASYAEFLWSEHVGEGTADELARYLYESIPADDEFWQVLPGDPGADNQFHSAVYDRGALAVHALRTTVGDEVFFELLRTWLDERRGGHGTVEEFIALAEKLSGKQLDEVFDTWLFTKGKPKVGPSGAEVRAAVAEPESYREIAFTHEQLAKRQ, encoded by the coding sequence ATGCGTATACGAACACGTGTCTGCTCCGGTGGGGTCGCGGCGTGCCTGGTCACGGTGCTGACCGCCACGACGGCGAGCGCGGCCCCGGTGCGAGGGGCTCCCGGAGTCGGCGATCCGTACTACCCCGGCGACGGCAACGGCGGCTACGACGTCACGCACTACGACATCCGGCTGACCTACCAGCCGGAGACCGACCGGCTGTCCGGCACCACCACGATCCTCGCGACCTCCACGGCGGAGCTGTCGAGCTTCAACCTGGACTTCGCGCTGGACGTGGAGTCGGTGCGGGTGAACAACCGCCCCGCGCGAGTCGAACGGGACCCCGCCGACCCGACGGAGGTCGTGGTCGTTCCCGAGGAGGTCGTGGGGAAGGGCGAACCGATGACGGTGGTCGTCCGCTACGCCGACACCCCGTCGGAGGTGGCGGTGGACGGCGTCACCGCGTGGAAGCTCACCGAGACGGGAGCCCTGGCGGTCGATGAGCCGCACATCGCCGAGTGGTGGTTCCCCTCCAGCGACCATCCGACCGACAAGGCCACCTACGACGTCTCGGTGGAGGTTCCCGACGACGTCGTGGCCCTGTCGAACGGTGTGCTCGCCGGCACCAGCAAGCAGCGTGTCGGGTGGACGCGCTGGAACTGGCGCAGCGTCGAGCCGCAGGCCACCTACCTGACCTTCCTCGCCGTGGGTGACTACGACGTGCGGTACTCGACCACCCCGAGCGGGCTGCCGAGCGTCACCGCCTACGAGACGACGTTGGGCGATTCGAGGGCCGCGGCGGAGGCGAGCATCGAGCGCACACCCGAGGTGGTGGAGTTTTTGGAGGGGCTGTTCGGCCCGTATCCGTTCGAGGCCCAGGGCGGCGTGGTGTCGACGGGGCTCGACTTCGCGCTGGAGAACCAGACCAGGCCGGTGTACGACGCCGGATTCTTCAGCCGTGGCTCGAACCTGTCGGTGGTGGTGCACGAGAACGCCCACCAGTGGTTCGGCGACTCCGTCTCGCTGGGTAGGTGGAGCGACATCTGGCTCAACGAGGGCTTCGCCAGCTACGCGGAGTTCCTGTGGTCGGAGCACGTGGGCGAGGGCACGGCCGACGAACTGGCGCGGTACCTCTACGAGTCGATCCCGGCCGACGACGAGTTCTGGCAGGTGCTGCCCGGTGATCCGGGGGCGGACAACCAGTTCCACTCGGCCGTCTACGACCGTGGTGCCCTGGCGGTGCACGCGCTGCGCACGACGGTGGGCGACGAGGTGTTCTTCGAGCTGTTGCGCACGTGGCTCGACGAGCGGCGCGGCGGCCACGGAACCGTCGAGGAGTTCATCGCGCTGGCCGAGAAGCTGTCGGGCAAGCAGCTCGACGAGGTG